The Burkholderia lata genome contains a region encoding:
- a CDS encoding LysR family transcriptional regulator produces the protein MDPFTDISTFVRAAEAGNFTRAARLLQLSPSAVSKAVARLEAELGVRLFHRSPRQITLTGDGELFFAVCRQGMTDIADARSRLAGASQPWRGKMRLCVPVSFGQYVLAPALGDWLGAHPGLDIELALTDRHVDMTAERFDLAVMLGEVPDSRLVARPLPAHRFVTVASPAYLQSRGVPDTPDDLVNHTCLRYVMVNSGQFRDWMFVRGGDQYSHFPVGPLASDHVSALLALSEAGGGILQAPHYVVAPSLAAGRLVPVLSDFKSIGAPLSVVYEKARQASARTRLAADFLLALGERL, from the coding sequence GTGGATCCGTTTACCGATATCAGCACCTTTGTCCGTGCTGCCGAGGCCGGCAATTTCACGCGTGCGGCACGGTTGCTTCAGCTTAGCCCTTCAGCCGTGAGCAAGGCGGTAGCACGCCTGGAAGCCGAACTGGGGGTTCGGCTGTTTCACCGTTCGCCGCGGCAGATCACCTTGACCGGAGATGGCGAATTGTTCTTCGCGGTCTGCCGCCAGGGAATGACGGACATCGCGGACGCTCGAAGCAGGCTTGCGGGTGCGTCGCAACCATGGCGGGGCAAGATGCGGCTCTGCGTCCCCGTGAGTTTCGGCCAGTATGTGCTGGCGCCTGCGCTTGGTGATTGGCTGGGTGCTCATCCCGGGCTGGATATCGAACTCGCACTGACGGATCGTCACGTCGACATGACGGCCGAGCGTTTCGACCTGGCCGTGATGTTGGGGGAAGTGCCCGACTCCCGACTGGTGGCTCGCCCGTTGCCCGCTCATCGCTTTGTGACGGTCGCTTCGCCGGCATACCTGCAGTCGCGGGGTGTGCCCGATACGCCGGACGACCTGGTCAACCATACCTGTCTGCGTTATGTGATGGTCAACAGCGGACAGTTCCGAGATTGGATGTTCGTTCGTGGCGGGGATCAGTACAGCCACTTTCCCGTGGGGCCGTTGGCCAGCGACCATGTGTCGGCGCTCCTGGCGCTGTCGGAAGCCGGGGGCGGTATCTTGCAAGCCCCGCATTATGTCGTGGCGCCGTCGTTGGCCGCAGGGAGACTTGTTCCCGTCCTGAGCGACTTCAAGAGCATTGGCGCCCCGTTGTCGGTGGTCTATGAGAAAGCGCGGCAAGCCTCCGCACGCACCAGGCTTGCCGCCGACTTCTTGTTGGCGCTTGGCGAGCGGCTGTAG
- a CDS encoding acetyl-CoA carboxylase carboxyltransferase subunit alpha, whose protein sequence is MKTTFLDFEQPIAELEGKIEELRFVQDDSAVDISEEIERLSKKSQQLTKDLYANLSPWQVSQIARHPQRPYTLDYVAELFTDFHELHGDRAFADDVSIVGGLARFGGHPCMVIGHQKGRDTKERAARNFGMPRPEGYRKAERLMRLAEKFGLPIFTFVDTPGAYPGIGAEERGQSEAIGRNLYVMAELKTPIITTVIGEGGSGGALAIAVADTVMMLQFSTYSVISPEGCASILWKSAAKAPEAAEALGLTAHRLKALGLIDKIINEPLGGAHRDPKGMAALLRRALADSLRQFQGMSIDALRERRFERLMAYGKFKETTPGA, encoded by the coding sequence ATGAAGACCACGTTTCTGGATTTCGAACAGCCGATCGCCGAACTCGAGGGCAAGATCGAAGAGCTGCGATTCGTGCAGGACGACTCGGCTGTCGACATTTCGGAAGAAATCGAGCGGCTGTCGAAGAAAAGCCAGCAACTGACGAAAGACCTCTACGCGAACCTGTCGCCGTGGCAGGTTTCGCAGATCGCGCGGCATCCGCAGCGTCCGTACACGCTCGACTACGTTGCGGAACTGTTTACCGACTTTCACGAGCTGCACGGCGACCGCGCATTCGCGGACGATGTGTCGATCGTCGGCGGCCTCGCGCGCTTCGGCGGCCATCCGTGCATGGTGATCGGTCATCAGAAGGGCCGTGACACGAAGGAGCGCGCCGCGCGCAACTTCGGGATGCCGCGTCCGGAAGGCTATCGCAAGGCCGAACGCCTGATGCGTCTCGCCGAGAAGTTCGGTCTGCCGATCTTCACGTTCGTCGACACGCCGGGTGCGTACCCGGGCATCGGCGCGGAAGAGCGCGGCCAGTCGGAGGCGATCGGCCGCAACCTGTACGTGATGGCCGAACTGAAGACGCCGATCATCACGACGGTGATCGGCGAGGGCGGTTCGGGCGGCGCGCTCGCGATCGCGGTGGCCGACACCGTGATGATGCTGCAATTCTCGACCTACTCGGTGATCTCGCCGGAAGGCTGCGCGTCGATCCTGTGGAAGAGCGCCGCGAAGGCGCCGGAAGCAGCGGAAGCGCTGGGCCTGACCGCGCACCGCCTGAAGGCGCTCGGCCTGATCGACAAGATCATCAACGAGCCGCTCGGCGGCGCGCATCGCGATCCGAAGGGCATGGCTGCGCTGCTGCGCCGTGCGCTGGCCGATTCGCTGCGCCAGTTCCAGGGCATGAGCATCGATGCGCTGCGCGAGCGCCGCTTCGAGCGCCTGATGGCCTACGGCAAGTTCAAGGAAACCACGCCGGGCGCATGA
- a CDS encoding tetratricopeptide repeat protein, translated as MKPHRGRAQSAATLVATTVMGVALTLFAVPAAHAQKAPATADGTPEIDASIAGKQWKQALAQLDARIASNPHDVQAQFKRGTVLARLNRDDDAIQQFVAITQAYPELPEPYNNLAALYAKHGRYDEARTALVTATQSNPSYSLAYENLGDLYLRLAAESYKRAQSLGRTSGATAQRLADLQKIVSPSKAAPNARAAAPTTRDYSDRAAANVGTTTLPMSPTFQFSGPSGALAAPYVAPSQ; from the coding sequence ATGAAACCTCATCGCGGCCGCGCGCAGAGCGCTGCGACCCTCGTTGCGACCACCGTCATGGGCGTCGCGCTGACGCTTTTCGCGGTCCCCGCGGCGCATGCGCAGAAGGCCCCGGCCACCGCCGACGGCACCCCCGAAATCGACGCGTCGATCGCCGGCAAGCAGTGGAAGCAGGCGCTCGCGCAGCTCGACGCGCGCATCGCATCGAACCCGCACGACGTGCAGGCGCAGTTCAAGCGCGGCACCGTGCTGGCCCGCCTGAACCGCGATGACGACGCGATCCAGCAGTTCGTCGCGATCACGCAGGCGTACCCCGAACTGCCCGAGCCGTACAACAACCTTGCGGCGCTTTACGCGAAGCATGGCCGTTACGACGAAGCGCGCACCGCGCTCGTCACGGCGACGCAATCGAACCCGAGCTACTCGCTCGCGTACGAGAACCTCGGCGATCTGTACCTGCGCCTCGCGGCCGAGTCGTACAAGCGTGCGCAATCGCTCGGCCGCACGAGCGGCGCGACCGCGCAGCGCCTCGCCGATCTCCAGAAGATCGTGTCGCCGTCGAAGGCCGCGCCGAACGCCCGCGCCGCCGCACCGACCACGCGCGACTACAGCGACCGCGCAGCCGCGAACGTGGGCACCACCACGCTGCCGATGTCGCCGACGTTCCAGTTCAGCGGTCCGTCGGGCGCACTGGCGGCGCCGTACGTCGCGCCGTCGCAATAA
- the cysS gene encoding cysteine--tRNA ligase codes for MESLRIYNTLARDKQVFVPRQSGEVRMYVCGITVYDYCHVGHARMLVVFDLVQRWLRAIGYRVTYVRNITDIDDKIIRRAVENGETIKSLTDRFIGAMHDDESALGIQRPDIEPRATEFIPQMLGMIETLETNGYAYQATDGDVNYSVRKFANYGKLSGKSLDDLRAGERVAANDAKEDPLDFVLWKRAKPEDPEGTSWASKYGMGRPGWHIECSAMGCTLLGEHFDIHGGGQDLQFPHHENEIAQSEGATGQTFVNYWMHNGFVQVDNEKMSKSLGNFFTIREVLERYDAEVMRFFIVRTHYRSPLNYSDVHLDDARASLTRLYTALKDVEADTLALDWNEPHAQRFAAAMNDDFNTPVAVATLFELAGEVNRTRDASLARQLKQLAGLLGLLGREPRAFLQQASGAAQAGGLAADEIEAKIAARVAAKQAKDYAEADRIRAELLETGIALEDKPGGSTEWRRV; via the coding sequence ATGGAATCACTGCGCATCTACAACACGCTCGCGCGTGACAAGCAAGTTTTCGTGCCGCGCCAGTCCGGCGAAGTGCGGATGTACGTATGCGGAATCACCGTATACGACTATTGTCACGTGGGCCACGCGCGCATGCTGGTCGTGTTCGACCTCGTCCAGCGCTGGTTGCGTGCGATCGGTTACCGGGTCACGTATGTGCGCAACATTACCGACATCGACGACAAGATCATCCGCCGCGCGGTCGAGAACGGCGAGACGATCAAGTCGCTGACCGACCGGTTCATCGGCGCGATGCACGACGACGAAAGTGCGCTCGGCATCCAGCGGCCCGACATCGAGCCGCGCGCGACCGAGTTCATTCCGCAGATGCTCGGCATGATCGAGACGCTCGAGACGAACGGTTACGCGTACCAGGCGACCGACGGCGACGTCAATTACTCGGTGCGCAAGTTCGCGAACTACGGAAAGCTGTCGGGCAAGTCGCTGGACGATCTGCGCGCCGGCGAGCGCGTCGCCGCGAACGACGCGAAGGAAGATCCGCTCGATTTCGTGCTGTGGAAACGCGCGAAGCCGGAAGATCCGGAAGGCACGTCGTGGGCGTCGAAGTACGGGATGGGTCGCCCGGGCTGGCACATCGAGTGCTCGGCGATGGGCTGCACGCTGCTCGGCGAGCATTTCGACATCCACGGTGGCGGGCAGGATCTGCAATTCCCGCACCACGAGAACGAGATCGCGCAGAGCGAAGGCGCGACCGGCCAGACGTTCGTCAATTACTGGATGCACAACGGCTTCGTGCAGGTCGACAACGAGAAGATGTCGAAATCGCTCGGCAACTTCTTCACGATCCGCGAAGTGCTCGAGCGCTACGATGCCGAAGTCATGCGCTTCTTCATCGTGCGCACGCACTACCGTTCGCCGCTCAATTACAGCGACGTGCATCTCGACGATGCGCGTGCGTCGCTCACGCGTCTCTACACCGCACTGAAAGATGTTGAAGCCGACACGCTCGCGCTCGACTGGAACGAGCCGCACGCGCAGCGTTTCGCGGCCGCGATGAACGACGACTTCAACACGCCGGTCGCGGTGGCGACGCTGTTCGAGCTGGCGGGCGAGGTGAATCGCACGCGCGACGCATCGCTCGCGCGGCAACTGAAACAGCTGGCGGGCCTGCTCGGCCTGCTGGGCCGCGAACCGCGCGCGTTCCTGCAGCAGGCGTCCGGCGCCGCGCAGGCGGGCGGGCTCGCCGCCGACGAGATCGAAGCGAAAATCGCCGCGCGCGTCGCGGCGAAGCAAGCGAAGGACTATGCCGAAGCGGACCGGATCCGGGCGGAACTGCTCGAGACCGGTATCGCACTTGAAGACAAACCGGGCGGATCGACCGAATGGCGTCGCGTATGA
- a CDS encoding isochorismatase family protein, producing the protein MLKFTQSRFSRRFLLSAMATGASEAAPPSSQPEVSVTAVAREPIANVPDDGRSALLMIEFVNEWLAPEGKLRRLIEDEHQFSQSQEAARLALAAARQAGMPVIHATLQMSSDYRELGRARFGLRGAIQKAGTWQKQESGWQFHGPFAPLENEFVVSGRAGASAFSASDLDNYLRGQGITRLYLAGYATHVCIESTLRAAHDLGYEPVVLSDATAAFTDQQQQHVLNEVVHHFGWAMPTRVFVDSMSSTSKITDIPEASPAAPPAEPAETMRTLTAPGQDIPGISGAVVVKGDLALLSGHVPVAADGSIAPTLEGQLEQAFQNLDSTLHHAGSSLDRIARMTLYVRGYRPEQLGTIRTVRDRWLKGHAPASALIGVASLFRPDVLVEIDAIAVMR; encoded by the coding sequence ATGTTGAAATTCACGCAAAGCCGGTTCTCGCGACGGTTCTTGTTGTCCGCCATGGCAACCGGCGCCAGTGAGGCAGCGCCTCCCTCGTCGCAACCTGAAGTCAGCGTTACCGCAGTTGCACGCGAACCGATTGCGAACGTGCCGGACGACGGTCGATCTGCGCTGCTCATGATCGAGTTTGTCAATGAATGGCTTGCTCCGGAAGGCAAGTTGAGACGGCTGATCGAGGATGAGCATCAGTTCTCTCAGTCGCAGGAAGCCGCCAGGCTGGCGCTGGCGGCTGCGCGTCAAGCGGGCATGCCCGTGATTCACGCGACGCTACAGATGTCTTCGGACTACCGAGAGTTGGGGCGGGCTCGATTCGGTCTGCGTGGCGCAATTCAAAAGGCCGGCACCTGGCAGAAGCAAGAGAGTGGTTGGCAGTTCCATGGGCCGTTTGCGCCGCTTGAAAATGAATTCGTTGTCAGCGGACGGGCAGGCGCCAGTGCTTTTTCCGCTTCCGATCTGGACAACTATCTGCGCGGCCAAGGCATCACGCGGCTGTACCTTGCGGGTTATGCCACCCACGTATGCATTGAGTCGACACTGCGCGCCGCGCACGATCTAGGCTATGAACCGGTCGTGCTGAGCGATGCCACCGCGGCGTTCACCGACCAGCAGCAACAACACGTGTTGAATGAGGTCGTCCATCATTTCGGCTGGGCCATGCCGACTCGCGTCTTCGTCGACAGCATGTCGTCCACGAGCAAGATCACCGACATACCGGAAGCCTCGCCCGCTGCGCCGCCGGCAGAGCCTGCGGAAACGATGCGAACGCTGACGGCCCCTGGACAGGACATTCCTGGCATTTCTGGCGCCGTCGTTGTAAAGGGCGATCTGGCGTTACTCAGTGGACATGTCCCGGTCGCTGCCGACGGAAGCATTGCTCCCACGCTGGAAGGTCAGTTGGAGCAGGCCTTCCAGAACCTGGATAGCACATTGCATCATGCGGGTAGTTCGCTCGACCGGATTGCCCGCATGACCCTGTACGTGCGCGGCTACCGCCCTGAGCAGCTCGGCACCATTCGTACGGTTCGCGATCGCTGGCTCAAAGGGCATGCGCCAGCCAGTGCGCTCATTGGCGTTGCGTCGCTGTTTCGGCCGGACGTCCTGGTGGAAATCGACGCTATCGCGGTAATGCGCTGA
- a CDS encoding DNA-3-methyladenine glycosylase family protein, translated as MATARKAPVRRATPVAARPAAKRVPPAKTDATRAVPNGALNGHAQPAAALPAADAARKARASETDGEEVVVRPAYWDKACADLVKRDRILKKLIPKFGPAHLVKRGDPFVTLARSVVGQQISVPSAQSLWARIGDACPKLAPQPVIRLGADKLIACGLSKRKTEYILDLAQHFVSGALHVDKWTSMDDEDVIAELTQIRGISRWTAEMFLIFNLSRPDVLPLDDPGLIRAISVNYFSGEPVTRSEAREVAANWEPWRTVATWYMWRSLDAPDADA; from the coding sequence ATGGCAACGGCCAGAAAAGCGCCGGTCAGGCGCGCGACCCCGGTCGCCGCGCGTCCGGCAGCCAAGCGCGTGCCGCCGGCGAAGACGGACGCGACGCGCGCCGTGCCGAACGGCGCGCTCAACGGTCATGCGCAGCCGGCGGCTGCGCTGCCGGCTGCCGACGCGGCCCGCAAGGCCCGTGCGTCCGAAACGGACGGCGAGGAGGTCGTCGTGCGTCCTGCTTACTGGGACAAGGCATGCGCGGACCTCGTCAAGCGCGACCGGATCCTGAAGAAACTGATTCCGAAGTTCGGTCCCGCGCATCTCGTGAAGCGCGGCGACCCGTTCGTCACGCTCGCGCGCTCGGTCGTCGGCCAGCAGATTTCGGTGCCGTCGGCGCAGTCGCTGTGGGCACGCATCGGGGATGCCTGTCCGAAACTCGCGCCGCAGCCGGTGATCCGGCTCGGCGCGGACAAGCTGATCGCGTGCGGGCTGTCGAAGCGCAAGACGGAATACATCCTCGATCTCGCGCAGCATTTCGTGTCGGGCGCGTTGCACGTCGACAAATGGACGTCGATGGACGACGAGGACGTGATCGCGGAACTCACGCAGATCCGCGGCATCAGCCGCTGGACGGCCGAGATGTTCCTGATCTTCAACCTGTCGCGGCCGGACGTCCTGCCGCTCGACGACCCGGGCCTGATCCGCGCGATCAGTGTCAATTACTTCAGCGGGGAACCCGTCACGCGCAGTGAGGCGCGCGAGGTTGCGGCCAACTGGGAACCGTGGCGCACCGTCGCGACCTGGTACATGTGGCGCAGCCTCGATGCGCCCGACGCCGACGCCTGA
- a CDS encoding peptidylprolyl isomerase, producing MKRLLLALGGAALLATATAPAFAQSATAHPVVQLKTSQGDIRVELYPEKAPKSVANFLDYVKAGQYNGTIFHRVIKGFMIQGGGYKTNFEEKPTRAPIPLESRNGLKNLTGTIAMARTSDPNSATAQFFINTVDNSGLDYPNPDGNGYAVFGKVVSGLDVVKKIEGVATTSRGPMQDVPAQPIVIESASIVSK from the coding sequence ATGAAACGTCTGTTGCTGGCGCTTGGCGGCGCCGCCCTTCTCGCGACCGCGACCGCACCTGCGTTCGCGCAATCGGCTACCGCGCACCCCGTCGTGCAGCTGAAGACCTCGCAGGGCGACATCCGCGTCGAGCTCTACCCGGAGAAGGCGCCGAAGTCCGTCGCCAACTTCCTCGATTACGTGAAGGCCGGCCAGTACAACGGCACGATCTTCCATCGCGTGATCAAGGGCTTCATGATCCAGGGCGGCGGCTACAAGACCAACTTCGAGGAGAAGCCGACCCGCGCGCCGATCCCGCTGGAGAGCCGCAATGGTCTGAAGAACCTGACGGGCACGATCGCGATGGCACGCACGAGCGATCCGAACTCGGCCACCGCGCAGTTCTTCATCAACACGGTCGACAACAGCGGCCTCGACTACCCGAACCCGGACGGCAACGGCTATGCGGTGTTCGGCAAGGTCGTGTCGGGTCTCGACGTCGTGAAGAAGATCGAAGGCGTCGCGACGACCTCGCGCGGCCCGATGCAAGACGTGCCCGCGCAACCGATCGTGATCGAATCGGCCAGCATCGTCTCGAAGTAA
- a CDS encoding complex I subunit 4 family protein: MHDFPFLSLAIWAPILFGACLLRAGSDHHPRRTRLIALIGALVGLAAVVPLVAGFDAHSAAMQFVESRNWLAAFNSGWRVGIDGASLWLVVLTAFTTLVVVVASWESVTVRVAQYYASFLILSGLMVGVFVAQDGLLFFIFFEATLIPLYLLIGTWGRERRVYAAVKFFFISFAGSLMLLMAMLYLYAQSHTFDMAVWRTLQLGFAPQLLVFLGFFAAFAVKVPMWPVHTWLSDVYTDGPTGAALMLAMLKLGGYGFLRFALPITPDASHFFAPAVIALSLFAIVYASLIALAQTDLGKLLAYSTVAHMGIVTLGLFLFNRIGVEGAIVQLVSYGFVAGAMLLCVNVLVDRTKQREIAAYGGVAGVMPRFATFTVLFAMANVGLPGTSGFVGEFMVIMGAIRFNFWIGAIAALTLILSASYTLWMLKRVVFGKVASQRIAKLADLNRREIVMFASLALVVVMVGVYPKPFTDAIDPTVGRLIEDASHSKLPTGDGPAQPQPSYMASTRG, encoded by the coding sequence ATGCATGATTTCCCCTTCCTGAGCCTGGCCATCTGGGCTCCGATCCTGTTCGGCGCGTGCCTGCTGCGCGCCGGTTCCGACCATCATCCACGCCGAACGCGGCTGATCGCGCTCATCGGCGCGCTGGTGGGGCTTGCGGCAGTCGTGCCGCTGGTTGCCGGTTTCGATGCGCACTCGGCCGCGATGCAGTTCGTCGAAAGCCGCAACTGGCTGGCGGCATTCAATTCCGGATGGCGGGTCGGCATCGACGGCGCGTCGCTGTGGCTCGTCGTGCTGACCGCGTTCACGACGCTCGTGGTGGTGGTGGCGTCGTGGGAATCGGTCACGGTGCGCGTCGCGCAGTACTACGCGTCGTTCCTGATCCTGTCGGGGCTGATGGTCGGCGTGTTCGTCGCACAGGACGGGCTGCTGTTCTTCATCTTCTTCGAGGCAACGCTGATCCCGCTGTACCTGCTGATCGGCACGTGGGGGCGAGAGCGTCGCGTGTACGCGGCCGTGAAGTTCTTCTTCATCTCGTTCGCCGGCTCGCTGATGCTGCTGATGGCGATGCTGTACCTGTACGCGCAGTCGCATACGTTCGACATGGCCGTATGGCGCACGCTGCAGCTCGGCTTCGCGCCGCAGTTGCTGGTGTTCCTCGGTTTCTTCGCCGCATTCGCGGTCAAGGTGCCGATGTGGCCGGTCCACACGTGGCTGAGCGACGTCTATACCGACGGCCCGACCGGCGCCGCGCTGATGCTCGCGATGCTCAAGCTCGGCGGCTACGGGTTCCTGCGCTTCGCGCTGCCGATCACGCCCGATGCGAGCCACTTCTTCGCGCCGGCCGTGATCGCGCTGTCGCTGTTCGCGATCGTCTATGCGAGCCTGATCGCGCTCGCGCAGACCGATCTCGGCAAGCTGCTCGCGTATTCGACGGTCGCGCACATGGGGATCGTCACGCTCGGACTGTTCCTGTTCAACCGGATCGGCGTCGAAGGCGCGATCGTGCAGCTCGTGTCGTATGGCTTCGTCGCGGGCGCGATGCTGTTGTGCGTGAACGTGCTCGTCGATCGCACGAAGCAGCGCGAGATTGCCGCTTACGGTGGCGTCGCGGGCGTGATGCCGCGTTTCGCGACCTTCACGGTGCTGTTCGCGATGGCCAATGTCGGCCTGCCGGGCACGTCGGGGTTCGTCGGCGAGTTCATGGTCATCATGGGCGCGATCCGCTTCAACTTCTGGATCGGCGCCATCGCGGCGCTGACGCTGATCCTCAGCGCGTCGTACACGCTGTGGATGCTCAAGCGCGTCGTGTTCGGCAAGGTCGCGAGCCAGCGGATCGCGAAGCTTGCCGACCTGAACCGTCGCGAGATCGTGATGTTCGCGTCGCTCGCGCTGGTCGTGGTGATGGTCGGTGTCTATCCGAAGCCGTTCACCGACGCGATCGATCCGACCGTCGGACGGCTGATCGAAGACGCAAGCCATTCGAAGCTGCCGACCGGGGACGGCCCGGCACAGCCGCAGCCGTCGTACATGGCGTCGACGCGCGGCTGA
- the tilS gene encoding tRNA lysidine(34) synthetase TilS codes for MIPPTEFSADRVVLDAVGVALSGMAPDARISIAYSGGLDSTVLLDAAVRVAGASRCVALHVHHGLSANADAWVAHAEASAARLGVAFESMHVDVPRDSGLGVEATARERRYAALDEMCERHGVATLWLAQHADDQAETVLLQLLRGAGIAGLAAMAPRYRPDGVSVERVRPLLRLLRAQLERYATQHDLAWIDDESNHDTRYARNALRIDVLPALAVHFPGFRDALGRAAQHAAAAQRLLDDLAELDFAAAARDDGQALSRDALVAFDDTRGANLLRFWMRRLGLPGASAARLANMMRQLRATNVAHALRVDHAGQCLRLYRDVVYWEAGDSSEPADDGTGRPHPESMLAWDGQEIWHLPGWRGTFVFAPADAGSADAVPETLLRGARLAARARAGGERMRTSPGGPGRTLKNLFQERGVPAWQRDVPLLFAGDSLIYVPRLGVNRDAGLSDGGASGDGAWRRIEWRPDLLIA; via the coding sequence GTGATTCCGCCAACCGAATTCTCCGCCGACCGCGTCGTCCTCGACGCGGTCGGCGTTGCGCTTTCCGGCATGGCGCCCGATGCACGCATCTCGATCGCGTACAGCGGCGGCCTCGACTCGACGGTGCTGCTCGACGCGGCCGTGCGCGTCGCGGGCGCGTCGCGCTGCGTCGCGCTGCACGTGCATCACGGGCTGAGTGCGAATGCCGACGCGTGGGTTGCGCATGCCGAGGCGAGTGCGGCCCGGCTCGGTGTCGCATTCGAGTCGATGCACGTCGACGTGCCGCGCGACAGCGGCCTCGGTGTCGAGGCGACGGCGCGCGAGCGACGCTATGCGGCGCTCGACGAGATGTGCGAACGCCATGGCGTGGCCACGCTATGGCTCGCGCAGCATGCGGACGACCAGGCCGAGACCGTGTTGCTGCAGTTGTTGCGCGGCGCGGGCATCGCGGGGCTTGCCGCAATGGCGCCGCGTTACCGCCCTGACGGCGTGAGCGTCGAGCGTGTGCGTCCGCTGCTGCGACTGTTGCGGGCGCAACTCGAGCGCTATGCGACGCAGCACGACCTGGCATGGATCGACGACGAATCGAACCATGACACGCGTTACGCGCGCAATGCGCTGCGCATCGACGTGCTGCCGGCGCTGGCCGTGCATTTCCCGGGCTTTCGCGACGCGCTCGGCCGGGCGGCCCAGCACGCGGCGGCCGCACAGCGACTGCTCGACGATCTGGCCGAACTCGACTTCGCCGCTGCCGCGCGCGATGACGGGCAGGCGCTGTCGCGCGACGCACTGGTCGCGTTCGACGATACGCGCGGCGCGAACCTGCTGCGCTTCTGGATGCGCCGGCTCGGTCTGCCGGGTGCGTCGGCCGCCCGGCTCGCCAACATGATGCGACAGCTACGTGCCACCAATGTCGCGCATGCGCTGCGCGTCGATCACGCGGGGCAATGCCTGCGCCTGTATCGCGATGTCGTCTACTGGGAAGCGGGCGACAGCAGCGAACCGGCCGATGACGGCACTGGGCGCCCGCATCCGGAATCGATGCTCGCGTGGGACGGGCAGGAGATCTGGCACCTGCCGGGTTGGCGCGGCACGTTCGTGTTCGCGCCGGCCGATGCGGGAAGCGCCGACGCGGTGCCGGAGACGCTGCTGCGTGGCGCGCGGCTGGCGGCGCGCGCCCGCGCGGGCGGCGAGCGGATGCGCACGTCGCCGGGCGGCCCGGGCCGTACGCTGAAGAACCTGTTCCAGGAGCGTGGCGTGCCGGCCTGGCAGCGCGACGTGCCGCTGCTGTTCGCTGGTGACTCGCTGATCTACGTGCCGCGCCTTGGCGTGAATCGCGATGCCGGCTTGTCCGACGGCGGGGCGTCCGGTGATGGCGCATGGCGCCGGATCGAGTGGCGTCCGGACCTGCTGATCGCATGA
- a CDS encoding aspartate kinase gives MALIVHKYGGTSMGSVERIKNVAKRVAKWHQAGHQMVVVPSAMSGETNRLLGLAKEISSQPSPRELDMIASTGEQVSVGLLSIALQEIGVEAVSYAGWQVPIKTDSAFTKARIHSIDDERVKADLNAGKVVIITGFQGVDPDGHITTLGRGGSDTSAVAVAAALGAEECLIYTDVDGVYTTDPRVVEEARRLDRVTFEEMLEMASLGSKVLQIRSVEFAGKFQVKTRVLSSLTDPLIALDEEMRSGTLITFEEDETMEKAVISGIAFQRDEARIAVMGVPDKPGIAYQILGPVADANVDVDMIIQNQSVQGKTDFTFTVGRGDYQKAMDILTNQVKGHVNAEQVQGDPKVSKVSVVGVGMRSHVGVASKMFRTLSEEGINIQMISTSEIKISVLIDEKYMELAVRALHKAFELDQAS, from the coding sequence ATGGCACTCATCGTACACAAATACGGCGGCACTTCGATGGGCTCGGTCGAGCGCATCAAGAACGTCGCGAAACGCGTCGCAAAATGGCATCAGGCCGGGCACCAGATGGTGGTCGTGCCTTCGGCGATGTCCGGCGAAACCAACCGTCTGCTCGGTCTTGCGAAAGAGATTTCGAGCCAGCCGAGCCCGCGCGAGCTCGACATGATCGCGTCGACCGGCGAGCAGGTCAGCGTCGGCCTGCTGTCGATCGCGCTGCAGGAAATCGGCGTCGAGGCCGTGAGCTACGCCGGCTGGCAAGTGCCGATCAAGACCGACAGCGCGTTCACGAAAGCACGCATTCACTCGATCGACGACGAGCGCGTGAAGGCCGATCTGAACGCAGGCAAGGTCGTGATCATCACGGGCTTCCAGGGCGTCGATCCGGACGGTCACATCACGACGCTGGGCCGTGGCGGCTCGGATACGTCGGCGGTGGCGGTCGCGGCTGCGCTGGGTGCCGAAGAGTGCCTGATTTATACGGATGTCGACGGCGTCTACACGACCGATCCGCGTGTCGTCGAAGAGGCGCGACGCCTCGATCGCGTGACGTTCGAGGAAATGCTGGAAATGGCCAGCCTCGGCTCGAAGGTCCTGCAGATCCGCTCGGTCGAATTCGCCGGCAAATTCCAGGTGAAGACGCGTGTGCTGTCGAGCCTGACCGATCCGCTGATTGCGCTCGACGAAGAAATGCGCTCGGGCACCCTGATTACTTTTGAAGAAGACGAGACCATGGAAAAGGCAGTCATTTCCGGCATCGCGTTCCAGCGCGACGAAGCACGCATTGCTGTGATGGGCGTGCCCGACAAGCCGGGCATCGCGTATCAGATCCTCGGCCCGGTCGCGGATGCGAACGTCGACGTCGACATGATCATCCAGAACCAGAGCGTCCAGGGCAAGACCGACTTCACGTTCACGGTCGGCCGTGGCGACTACCAGAAGGCGATGGACATCCTCACCAACCAGGTGAAGGGCCACGTGAACGCCGAGCAGGTGCAGGGCGACCCGAAGGTGTCGAAGGTGTCGGTCGTCGGCGTCGGCATGCGTTCGCACGTGGGCGTCGCGAGCAAGATGTTCCGCACGCTGTCGGAAGAGGGCATCAACATCCAGATGATCTCGACGTCCGAAATCAAGATTTCGGTGCTGATCGACGAGAAATACATGGAGCTGGCCGTCCGCGCGCTGCACAAGGCATTCGAACTCGACCAGGCATCGTGA